From Corvus moneduloides isolate bCorMon1 chromosome 2, bCorMon1.pri, whole genome shotgun sequence, one genomic window encodes:
- the LOC116439419 gene encoding C->U-editing enzyme APOBEC-1-like isoform X1, producing MSRRKPRGMYVSEMALREHFDPRKYPKKTYLLCKLQWANSGSIWTHWVRNDNDKDNDNDSHAEEYFLEEVFELRSSNICYITWYLSWSPCMTCCYIIRDFLESHPNVNIEIHVARLYKTRWAGTRRGLRELACLRGRVTIDVMEIEDYRYCWKTFIQKGDDNFLPVNFEPALNRNRRMLKNILKGLHL from the exons ATGTCCAGGAGAAAGCCGAGAGG CATGTATGTATCTGAGATGGCATTAAGAGAACATTTTGATCCCCGCAAATATCCAAAGAAGACATACCTACTATGCAAGCTGCAGTGGGCTAACAGTGGCTCGATTTGGACACACTGGGTCAGAAATGACAATGATAAGGATAATGATAATGATAGCCATGCAGAAGAGTACTTCCTGGAGGAAGTCTTCGAGCTGAGAAGTTCCAATATCTGTTACATCACCTGGTACCTGTCCTGGAGCCCCTGCATGACGTGCTGCTATATAATCCGGGATTTCCTGGAGAGCCACCCCAATGTGAACATAGAAATACACGTGGCACGGCTCTACAAAACACGCTGGGCAGGAACACGCAGAGGCCTGAGGGAACTTGCCTGCTTGCGAGGCAGAGTAACCATTGATGTCATGGAAATTGAAG ACTATAGGTACTGTTGGAAGACCTTTATACAAAAAGGTGATGATAATTTCTTGCCTGTGAACTTTGAACCAGCCTTAAATAGAAATCGTCGGATGCTCAAAAATATCCTTAAG GGGCTTCATttatag
- the LOC116439419 gene encoding C->U-editing enzyme APOBEC-1-like isoform X2, translating into MYVSEMALREHFDPRKYPKKTYLLCKLQWANSGSIWTHWVRNDNDKDNDNDSHAEEYFLEEVFELRSSNICYITWYLSWSPCMTCCYIIRDFLESHPNVNIEIHVARLYKTRWAGTRRGLRELACLRGRVTIDVMEIEDYRYCWKTFIQKGDDNFLPVNFEPALNRNRRMLKNILKGLHL; encoded by the exons ATGTATGTATCTGAGATGGCATTAAGAGAACATTTTGATCCCCGCAAATATCCAAAGAAGACATACCTACTATGCAAGCTGCAGTGGGCTAACAGTGGCTCGATTTGGACACACTGGGTCAGAAATGACAATGATAAGGATAATGATAATGATAGCCATGCAGAAGAGTACTTCCTGGAGGAAGTCTTCGAGCTGAGAAGTTCCAATATCTGTTACATCACCTGGTACCTGTCCTGGAGCCCCTGCATGACGTGCTGCTATATAATCCGGGATTTCCTGGAGAGCCACCCCAATGTGAACATAGAAATACACGTGGCACGGCTCTACAAAACACGCTGGGCAGGAACACGCAGAGGCCTGAGGGAACTTGCCTGCTTGCGAGGCAGAGTAACCATTGATGTCATGGAAATTGAAG ACTATAGGTACTGTTGGAAGACCTTTATACAAAAAGGTGATGATAATTTCTTGCCTGTGAACTTTGAACCAGCCTTAAATAGAAATCGTCGGATGCTCAAAAATATCCTTAAG GGGCTTCATttatag